The Setaria italica strain Yugu1 chromosome IX, Setaria_italica_v2.0, whole genome shotgun sequence genome has a window encoding:
- the LOC101776185 gene encoding uncharacterized protein LOC101776185 produces the protein MSENIDLVLEFLRKNRFAKAEAALRGELTGRGDSNGPTTQRRVAEPKEDEERDDSVGSNVGPKGAASVRSADSSREFIVKEIDVGALPNGSDGRKGSGIGQPQENNMGDLYPWTFSIANSTAEQLAELLVSEEVPRHRQGAMMAEKRDRGVGTEQPGPVLEQKVSFGRGKGKVDAAGRAETNEQGHSRDKNLVPEKEENMNGCTVKTVLPFSAENPSSSYNSAHHENDRKEVKKSINADGVAKSVKGQLDEGNRQYYFEKSQDTDQVADRCFDLQLVGDNQREELPKLPPVRLKSEDKLVNMNWEEKINHHGSGAKQSSAADNAFMIGSYLDVPIGQEITSSGGRRTIGSSWLSVSQGIAEDTSDLVSGFATIGDDSLEYPIGEYWDSDEYDDDDDVGYTRQPIEDETWFLAHEIDYPSDNEKATGHTRGPDRHDRPTKDEDDDQSFVEEDSYISGEQYFHGKNIAQVGTSVGPMVHGIPDSDMMAQYDGQLLDPEELNLMHSEPVWQGFVSQNGELGMLGNGKFLNDSERPHPDDPFVEDDQHGSVRSIGVGISSDAADIGSEVRESLIGGSSEGDIEYFNESSLSVSGKRHSQQETEKKRVGGKGAKHDQINYAVDMQKVNLPPGAADGGFSFPPPLHSGKNHDSDAKSLWSKKDEMYCINDPDECQNGMVSDDMLATWRKKNSESSLRSSRDEMTSDVVRSRNSSASYDETEDTANVRHHKLDDAQEEDTGTTLDDEEAAALQEQVRQIKAQEEEFETFNLKIVHRKNRTGFEEDKNFHVVLNSVIAGRYHVSEYLGSAAFSKAIQAHDLHTGMDVCVKIIKNNKDFFDQSLDEIKLLKYVNKHDPADKYHLLRLYDYFYYREHLLIVCELLKANLYEFQKFNRESGGEVYFTMPRLQSIAIQCLEALQFLHGLGLIHCDLKPENILVKSYSRCEIKVIDLGSSCFETDHLCAYVQSRSYRAPEVILGLPYDKKIDIWSLGCILAELCTGNVLFQNDSPATLLARVMGIIGSIEQAMLAQGRETYKYFTKNHMLYERNQESNRLEYLIPKKTSLRHRLPMADQGFIEFVAYLLEVNPKKRPSASEALKHPWLSFPYEPISS, from the exons ATGTCGGAGAACATCGATCTGGTGCTCGAGTTCCTGCGCAAGAACAGGTTCGCCAAGGCGGAGGCTGCTCTCCGCGGGGAGCTCACTGGCCGGGGCGATTCAAACGGCCCGACCACGCAGAGGCGTGTGGCGGAACCGAAAGAGGACGAGGAGCGGGATGACTCGGTGGGCTCCAATGTAGGGCCCAAGGGCGCCGCGTCAGTGAGGAGTGCGGACTCGTCGAGGGAGTTCATCGTGAAGGAGATCGATGTGGGAGCTCTGCCGAATGGGTCGGACGGAAGGAAGGGCTCCGGGATCGGCCAGCCTCAGGAGAACAACATGGGGGATCTGTATCCTTGGACCTTCAGCATTGCAAACAGCACTGCGGAACAGCTGGCCGAGCTTCTGGTGTCGGAGGAGGTGCCAAGACATAGGCAGGGTGCGATGATGGCAGAGAAGAGGGATCGAGGCGTTGGGACCGAGCAGCCTGGCCCGGTGCTCGAGCAAAAAGTCTCTTTTGGAAGAGGGAAGGGAAAAGTTGATGCTGCTGGGAGAGCTGAAACCAATGAACAGGGTCATTCCAGGGATAAAAATCTGGTTCCAGAAAAAGAGGAGAACATGAATGGCTGCACAGTTAAAACAGTGCTTCCATTCTCTGCAGAAAACCCGTCATCTAGTTACAATAGTGCACACCATGAAAATGATCGGAAAGAAGTGAAGAAGAGCATTAATGCAGATGGTGTTGCAAAATCAGTGAAAGGACAGCTTGATGAAGGGAACAGGCAATATTACTTTGAAAAGTCCCAGGATACAGATCAGGTGGCTGACCGCTGCTTCGATCTGCAGCTTGTTGGAGATAACCAGCGTGAAGAACTTCCCAAGTTACCCCCTGTGAGGCTCAAGTCTGAAGATAAGTTAGTCAATATGAACTGGGAGGAAAAGATCAATCATCATGGATCTGGAGCCAAGCAATCTAGTGCTGCTGATAATGCCTTTATGATTGGATCTTATCTCGATGTTCCAATCGGGCAAGAAATAACATCTTCAG GTGGAAGACGCACAATTGGCAGTAGTTGGTTGTCTGTCAGTCAAGGTATTGCAGAGGATACTTCTGACCTGGTATCTGGTTTTGCAACAATTGGTGATGATTCACTTGAATATCCAATTGGTGAATATTGGGATTCCGATgagtatgatgatgatgatgatgttggctACACCCGACAGCCAATTGAGGATGAAACATGGTTTCTAGCGCACGAGATCGACTATCCTAGCGACAATGAGAAGGCAACTGGCCACACAAGAGGGCCTGATCGACATGATCGCCCTACAAAGGACGAAGATGATGACCAGTCATTCGTTGAGGAAGATTCCTACATATCTGGTGAGCAATATTTTCATGGAAAGAATATTGCACAAGTAGGCACTTCGGTGGGGCCAATGGTGCATGGAATTCCGGATAGTGATATGATGGCTCAGTATGATGGTCAACTTTTAGACCCCGAAGAGCTTAATTTAATGCATTCTGAACCAGTCTGGCAGGGCTTTGTGTCGCAGAACGGTGAATTAGGTATGTTAGGGAATGGAAAGTTCCTTAATGATTCTGAACGACCTCATCCTGATGACCCTTTTGTGGAGGATGATCAGCATGGCTCTGTTAGGTCAATTGGTGTTGGGATAAGCAGTGATGCTGCTGACATTGGAAGTGAGGTGCGGGAAAGTCTGATTGGAGGTAGCAGTGAAGGGGATATTGAGTACTTCAATGAGAGCAGCCTGAGTGTTAGTGGAAAAAGACATTCTCAGCAGGAAACTGAAAAGAAGAGAGTAGGTGGTAAAGGAGCAAAACATGACCAAATCAATTATGCTGTTGATATGCAGAAGGTCAATCTACCACCGGGAGCAGCTGACGGGGGATTTTCTTTTCCTCCACCATTGCATTCTGGGAAAAATCATGACTCTGATGCTAAATCTTTGTGGTCAAAGAAGGATGAAATGTATTGCATTAACGATCCCGATGAATGTCAAAATGGCATGGTATCAGATGATATGCTTGCCACATGGAGAAAAAAGAATAGCGAGTCTTCTCTAAGAAGCTCTAGAGATGAAATGACGTCTGACGTTGTTAGATCAAGAAATTCAAGTGCTTCGTATGACGAAACGGAGGACACAGCGAACGTTCGGCATCACAAACTAGACGACGCACAAGAAGAAGACACTGGAACCACCTTAGATGACGAGGAGGCAGCAGCATTGCAAGAGCAAGTCAGACAGATAAAGGCGCAGGAGGAAGAGTTTGAAACTTTCAATCTTAAGattgtgcatagaaaaaacaG AACTGGCTTTGAAGAAGACAAAAATTTCCATGTTGTTCTGAATTCTGTCATTGCTGGGCGTTATCATGTCTCAGAGTATTTGGGTTCAGCTGCATTCAGCAAAGCTATCCAGGCACATGATTTGCACACAGGAATGGATGTGTgtgttaaaataataaaaaataacaaaGATTTTTTTGATCAGAGCCTTGATGAGATCAAGCTTCTGAAGTATGTTAACAAGCATGATCCTGCTGACAAGTACCACCTTTTGCGTCTGTATGATTACTTCTACTATCGG GAGCATTTGCTGATAGTCTGTGAACTTCTGAAGGcaaatttgtatgaatttcaaAAGTTTAACAGAGAATCAGGGGGCGAGGTTTACTTCACAATGCCAAGATTGCAG TCAATAGCCATTCAGTGTCTGGAGGCACTTCAGTTTCTGCATGGTCTCGGTCTAATTCACTGTGATTTGAAGCCAGAAAACATATTGGTAAAGAGCTACAGCAGATGTGAAATAAAAGTCATTGACCTTGGGAGCAGCTGTTTTGAGACAGATCATCTATGTGCATATGTGCAATCACGATCCTACCGTGCACCGGAGGTTATTCTGGGCTTGCCTTACGACAAAAAGATAGATATATGGTCACTTGGTTGTATATTAGCAGAACTTTGCACTGGAAAT GTCCTTTTCCAAAATGATTCTCCTGCAACATTACTTGCACGTGTGATGGGCATCATTGGCTCCATAGAACAAGCAATGCTTGCGCAGGGACGGGAGACCTACAAATATTTCACAAAGAACCACATGTTGTATGAAAGAAATCAG GAAAGTAACAGACTTGAATACTTGATTCCGAAGAAGACATCCTTGCGGCACCGTTTGCCCATGGCTGATCAAGGGTTTATCGAGTTTGTTGCGTACCTTCTAGAGGTAAACCCAAAGAAGCGCCCAAGTGCCTCAGAAGCATTGAAACATCCATGGCTTTCTTTTCCGTACGAGCCAATATCTTCATGA